The Miscanthus floridulus cultivar M001 chromosome 7, ASM1932011v1, whole genome shotgun sequence genome includes a region encoding these proteins:
- the LOC136467815 gene encoding putative mannan endo-1,4-beta-mannosidase 9 — MASRRAILLGLAVVALAAAAFVRTGDGAGEAGNNAAAFAKASGTRFTLGGRPFYSNGFNAYWLMYMASDPADRSKATAALDEAARVGATLVRTWAFSDGGYRALQVSPGVYNEEVFRGLDYVISEAKKRRIHLILSLVNNWDGYGGKKQYVQWARDQGHNLNSDDDFFTNSVTKGFYKNHVKAVLTRVNKITGVAYKDDPTIFAWELMNEPRCQSDLSGKTLQAWITEMAGYAKSVDPNHMLEIGLEGFYGESTPDRKHNFNPGGYTVGTDFISNNLIPGIDFATIHSYPDQWVPGASNDAQVAFMRRWMASHAGDAAAVLRKPLLVAEFGWSARSNGYTVSMRDAYFRMVYDAIYASESAGGPLAGGLFWQVMVPGMESWTDGYDVVLDRSPSTAAVVSQECARITGLNQVS; from the exons ATGGCGAGCAGACGGGCGATCTTGTTGGGTTTGGCCGTCGTGGCCCTAGCGGCTGCCGCATTCGTGCGAAccggcgacggcgccggcgaGGCCGGCAACAACGCCGCTGCCTTTGCCAAGGCGAGCGGGACGCGCTTCACGCTAGGTGGGCGGCCGTTCTACTCGAACGGGTTCAACGCGTACTGGCTCATGTACATGGCGTCGGACCCGGCCGACCGGAGCAAGGCGACGGCCGCGCTGGATGAGGCGGCCCGCGTCGGCGCCACGCTGGTGCGGACGTGGGCGTTCAGCGACGGGGGCTACCGGGCGCTGCAGGTGTCGCCCGGGGTGTACAACGAGGAGGTGTTCAGG GGTCTGGACTATGTGATATCCGAAGCAAAGAAGCGCAGGATCCATTTGATTCTGAGCCTGGTGAACAACTGGGATGGGTACGGCGGGAAGAAGCAGTACGTGCAGTGGGCAAGGGACCAGGGGCACAACCTGAATTCTGATGATGACTTCTTCACAAATAGCGTGACCAAAGGGTTCTACAAGAACCATGTCAAG GCGGTCCTCACTCGAGTGAACAAGATCACCGGAGTGGCGTACAAGGACGACCCGACCATCTTCGCGTGGGAGCTCATGAACGAGCCTCGCTGCCAGAGCGACCTCTCCGGGAAGACTCTGCAGGCGTGGATCACGGAGATGGCCGGCTACGCCAAGTCCGTGGATCCCAACCACATGCTGGAGATCGGGCTCGAAGGCTTCTACGGCGAGTCCACGCCTGACCGCAAGCACAACTTCAACCCGGGCGGCTACACCGTCGGCACCGACTTCATCTCCAACAACCTCATCCCCGGCATCGACTTCGCCACGATCCACTCCTACCCCGACCAATG GGTGCCCGGCGCGAGCAACGACGCGCAGGTGGCGTTCATGCGGCGGTGGATGGCGTCGCACGCCGGCGACGCCGCGGCGGTGCTGCGGAAGCCGCTGCTGGTGGCGGAGTTCGGCTGGTCCGCGCGGTCCAACGGCTACACGGTGTCCATGCGGGACGCCTACTTCCGCATGGTGTACGACGCGATCTACGCGTCGGAGAGCGCGGGAGGCCCGCTCGCGGGGGGCCTCTTCTGGCAGGTGATGGTGCCCGGGATGGAGAGCTGGACCGACGGATACGACGTCGTGCTCGACCGCAGCCCGTCCACGGCCGCCGTCGTCAGCCAGGAGTGCGCCCGGATCACCGGCCTCAACCAGGTGTCCTAG
- the LOC136466180 gene encoding uncharacterized protein: MDQGISYAPRTAIKSQVLADFIAEWTKVKMPPAPIDQEYWTMYFDGSMMRKGAGAGLVFVSPLGVHIRYMVRLHFPSSNNTAEYEALVNDLRIAIELGIRRLDVRGDSQLVIYQVMKESSCHDAKMEAYCQEVWRLEDRFDDLELNHIPRCLNEAADTLAKAASG; encoded by the coding sequence atggatcagggcatttcttatgccccccgaacagcgatcaaatctcaggtactggctgacttcatcgcggagtggaccaagGTCAAGATGCCACCAGCacccatcgatcaagagtactggacaatgtactttgatggatcgatGATGaggaagggcgccggagcaggactagtctttgtatctcccctcggggtccacataaggtacatggttcggctccatttcccctcatcaaacaatactgcagaatatgaAGCGCTCGTCAACGACCTACGAattgccatcgagctgggcatccgacgcctcgacgtcaggggtgaCTCCCAGTTGGTCATctaccaggtcatgaaggagtcaagctgccacgacgccaagatggaggcatactgtcaagaagtctggcgactggaggacagattcgacgacctcgaactcaatcacatcccaaggtgcctcaacgaagcagctgaCACGCTTGCAAAAGCAGCGTCTGGCTGA
- the LOC136467822 gene encoding uncharacterized protein yields MEKAGQRHLIGGGAGKKVGPAAAPALGLQKQNSWSPDIERDEAWERRRRGMRRGGTALRRVRSVTDDDLDELRGCIDLGFGFEPAPAGSGSGCAACGCAGRNRLLETLPALDLYYAVHGGAGGAEGLTCSCCAASEVSSEESPLGSPMSILSLGDPPETVKMRLKQWAQVVALSTLSRH; encoded by the exons ATGGAGAAGGCGGGGCAACGCCATCTTatcggcggcggcgccgggaaGAAGGTGGGGCCTGCCGCGGCGCCCGCGCTGGGGCTGCAGAAGCAGAACTCGTGGTCGCCGGACATCGAGCGCGACGAGGCGTGGGAGCGCCGGCGCCGGGGCATGCGCCGCGGAGGCACGGCGTTGCGGCGCGTCCGGAGCGTCACAGACGACGACCTCGACGAGCTCCGCGGGTGCATCGATCTGGGGTTCGGCTTCGAGCCGGCCCccgccggctccggctccgggtgCGCGGCGTGCGGCTGCGCCGGGAGGAACCGCCTCCTGGAGACGCTGCCCGCGCTCGACCTCTACTACGCCGTCCACGGCGGAGCGGGCGGTGCGGAGGGATTGACGTGCTCGTGCTGTGCCGCGTCGGAGGTCTCCTCCGAAGAGTCGCCGCTCGGCAGCCCCATGTCCATACTCTCTCTAG GCGACCCGCCGGAGACGGTGAAGATGCGGCTGAAGCAGTGGGCGCAGGTGGTTGCGCTGTCCACGCTCAGCCGCCACTGA
- the LOC136467818 gene encoding bZIP transcription factor 23-like, which translates to MNFPGGSGKRQQEPEHLPPMTPLPLARQGSVYSLTFDEFQSSLGGAAKDFGSMNMDELLRSIWSAEEIHNIAAAAANASAAADHAARASSIQHQGSLTLPRTLSQKTVDEVWRDLMCVCEGPSAAPAEAAAPPTPAQRQPTLGEITLEEFLVRAGVVREDMTAPPPVPPAPVCPPPPPQPPMLFPHGNVFAPLVPPLQFGNGLVSGAVGQQQGGGPAAPTVSPRPVTASGLGKMESPSPVPYVFGGGLRARKPPAMEKVVERRQRRMIKNRESAARSRQRKQAYIMELEAEVAKLKELNDELEKKQVEMLEKQKNEVLERMRRQVGPTAKRICLRRTLTGPW; encoded by the exons ATGAATTTCCCGGGAGGAAGCGGGAAGCGGCAGCAGGAGCCGGAGCACCTGCCGCCGATGACGCCGCTCCCGCTGGCTCGGCAGGGGTCGGTGTACTCGCTCACGTTCGACGAGTTCCAGAGCTCGCTCGGCGGGGCCGCCAAGGACTTCGGGTCCATGAACATGGACGAGCTCCTCCGCAGCATCTGGTCGGCGGAGGAGATACACAAcatcgcggccgcggccgccaacgcgtcggcggcggcggaccACGCCGCGCGGGCGTCGTCCATCCAGCACCAGGGCTCGCTCACCCTCCCCCGCACGCTCAGCCAGAAGACCGTCGACGAGGTCTGGCGGGACCTCATGTGCGTCTGCGAAGGACCCTCCGCCGCGCCCGCCGAGGCTGCGGCGCCGCCCACGCCGGCCCAGCGGCAGCCCACGCTCGGGGAGATCACGCTGGAGGAGTTCCTCGTCCGCGCCGGTGTGGTGAGGGAGGACATGACGGCGCCGCCGCCTGTACCGCCGGCGCCGGTGTGCCCGCCTCCTCCTCCGCAGCCGCCAATGCTGTTTCCCCATGGCAATGTGTTTGCTCCCTTGGTGCCTCCGCTGCAATTCGGGAATGGGTTGGTGTCGGGGGCTGTCGGTCAGCAGCAGGGAGGTGGCCCTGCGGCCCCGACGGTATCGCCGCGGCCGGTGACGGCCAGCGGGTTAGGGAAGATGGAATCGCCATCACCGGTTCCGTACGTTTTCGGTGGTGGTTTGAGGGCAAGGAAGCCACCAGCCATGGAGAAGGTAGTTGAGAGGAGGCAGCGCCGGATGATCAAGAACCGGGAGTCGGCCGCGAGGTCGCGTCAGAGGAAACAG GCATATATAATGGAGCTGGAAGCTGAGGTGGCAAAACTTAAAGAGCTGAACGATGAATTGGAGAAGAAGCAG GTCGAAATGTTGGAGAAGCAAAAGAATGAG GTCCTGGAGAGAATGAGACGGCAAGTTGGACCCACGGCAAAGAGAATTTGTCTGCGAAGGACATTGACAGGTCCGTGGTAA